A DNA window from Daucus carota subsp. sativus chromosome 3, DH1 v3.0, whole genome shotgun sequence contains the following coding sequences:
- the LOC135151448 gene encoding uncharacterized protein LOC135151448 produces MNRFTKEALKVPDLDQKVAMIALQQGTTDDNFRRSLAKRAPENMNELQERAGKYIKAEESMRKSQNNQGPTTDSKKRGNDTEYDADNKYLKREDGEKSPTKKQSGPRFIEYARLNAPRSQIQMEIEKGGGVRWPKPIRTDPEKRNKDLYCRFHKDTGHKTDDCRQLKDEIEFLIRKGKLSRYTRDADRNPMTMIVAIGTMMIMIGEPSLEGP; encoded by the coding sequence atgaataggttcactAAGGAGGCGCTTAAGGTCccggatttagaccagaaagtagccatgattgccctacagcaaggaaccacggatgataatttccgccgatccctagccaagagggcccctgaaaatatgaatgagctccaggagagagccgggaagtatattaAGGCGGAAGAAAgcatgagaaaatcccagaataaCCAAGGACCTACCACGGACTCTAAGAAGCGTGGGAACGATACTGAATATGATGCTGATAACAAGTATTTGAAAAGGGAAGATGGTGAAAAGTCACCCACTAAGAAGCAATCAGGACCGAGGTTCATtgagtatgcaaggctgaatgcccccaggagtcagattcagatggaaattgagaaaggGGGAGGagttcgatggccgaagccaattaggactgaccccgaaaaaagaaacaaggacttgtattgcaggtttcataaggatacaggacataagaccgatgattgtcggcagttgaaggatgagattgagtttttgATCCGGAAAGGCAAGTTGTCCAGGTATACTAGGGATGCAGATAggaatcccatgacaatgatagTCGCGATAGGGACAATGATGATCATGATAGGAGAACCGAGCCTCGAGGGCCCGTGA